The Anastrepha ludens isolate Willacy chromosome 2, idAnaLude1.1, whole genome shotgun sequence genome contains a region encoding:
- the LOC128855421 gene encoding glutamine--fructose-6-phosphate aminotransferase [isomerizing] 2-like has product MCGIFAYLNYLTPRSRQEVLELLLNGLKRLEYRGYDSTGLAIDDPEADEQSNSIMIVRRTGKVKVLEDAIAEVCNSDAYKVPITTHIGIAHTRWATHGPPSEKNSHPQPSDEENSFVVVHNGIITNYKDVKTLLEKRGYVFESETDTEVIAKLIHHLWRQHPTYTFRELVEQAILQFEGAFAIACKSKYFPGECVASRRGTPLLVGIKSKTLLPIDHIPILYAKKQRAHGKTLPAEISLPPLFNDTSAEYQPMESKGVEYFFASDASAIIEHTDRVIYLEDDDVAAVQDGKLSIHRLKKCLDDPHAREITTLKMEIQQIMKGNYDSFMLKEIFEQPESVVNTMRGRMFFDTKTAVLGGIKEFIPEIKRCRRLILIACGTSYHSAVATRQLLEELTELPVVVELASDFMDRHTPIFRDDVCFFISQSGETADTLIALRYCKQRGALIVGITNTVGSSICRESHCGVHINAGPEIGVASTKAYTSQFISLVMFALVMSEDRLSLQPRRLEIINGLEALADQIRQVLQLNSKVQELAKDLYLHKSLLIMGRGYNFATCLEGALKVKELTYMHSEGILAGELKHGPIALVDDEMPVLMVIMRDPVYMKCMNALQQVTARNGRPILLCEEGDEDTKAFSSRSLEIPRTVDCLQGILTVIPMQLLSYHIAVLRGCDVDCPRNLAKSVTVE; this is encoded by the coding sequence ATGTGTGGCATATTCGCTTATCTTAATTACTTAACGCCGCGGTCAAGACAGGAAGTATTAGAATTACTCTTAAATGGCCTCAAGAGGTTGGAGTACCGTGGCTATGACTCAACTGGGTTGGCTATTGACGATCCGGAAGCAGATGAGCAAAGTAACAGCATTATGATTGTGCGGCGCACGGGCAAGGTTAAAGTATTGGAGGATGCAATTGCCGAAGTTTGTAATAGCGATGCATACAAAGTACCCATCACTACCCATATCGGAATTGCGCACACACGTTGGGCTACGCATGGTCCACCATCTGAAAAGAATTCCCATCCGCAGCCTTCGGATGAGGAAAACAGTTTTGTGGTCGTCCACAATGGTATCATTACCAATTACAAAGATGTAAAAACCCTGCTGGAGAAACGTGGTTATGTGTTTGAATCGGAAACTGATACCGAAGTGATTGCTAAGTTGATTCACCATTTGTGGCGACAACATCCAACTTACACGTTCCGCGAACTCGTCGAGCAAGCCATTCTGCAATTTGAAGGCGCCTTTGCGATAGCTTGTAAGTCGAAGTATTTCCCTGGAGAATGCGTAGCATCACGACGTGGCACGCCACTATTGGTAGGCATTAAATCCAAAACTCTCTTACCTATCGACCACATTCCAATATTATACGCAAAGAAGCAGAGAGCACATGGAAAAACATTACCAGCCGAGATATCGTTGCCGCCGCTTTTCAACGACACATCAGCTGAATATCAACCGATGGAAAGCAAAGGAGTCGAATACTTTTTCGCATCGGACGCCAGCGCGATTATTGAGCATACTGATCGTGTCATTTATCTTGAGGATGACGATGTGGCAGCAGTCCAAGATGGCAAGTTAAGTATTCATCGCCTTAAGAAATGCTTGGATGATCCGCATGCACGCGAAATCACTACACTGAAGATGGAAATTCAGCAAATTATGAAAGGCAACTATGATTCGTTCATGCTAAAGGAGATATTTGAGCAACCCGAATCGGTGGTAAATACCATGCGTGGCCGCATGTTCTTCGATACAAAAACAGCAGTTTTGGGTGGCATTAAGGAATTCATACCGGAGATTAAGCGCTGCCGTCGCCTCATTCTTATAGCTTGTGGCACATCATACCACAGTGCTGTGGCTACACGTCAGCTGCTTGAGGAGCTAACCGAATTACCAGTGGTGGTGGAGCTCGCTTCTGATTTCATGGATCGCCATACGCCCATTTTCCGTGATGATGTGTGTTTCTTCATTTCGCAGTCAGGTGAGACAGCCGATACGCTGATTGCATTGCGTTACTGCAAACAACGTGGCGCACTCATAGTTGGCATCACCAACACTGTGGGCAGCAGCATTTGTCGCGAATCACACTGTGGAGTGCATATCAATGCCGGCCCTGAGATAGGTGTGGCGTCCACTAAGGCTTATACGTCACAATTTATTTCGCTAGTGATGTTCGCTCTGGTAATGTCAGAGGATAGATTATCATTACAGCCCCGTCGTCTTGAAATTATTAACGGTTTAGAGGCGCTTGCTGATCAAATACGTCAGGTGTTGCAGCTGAATTCAAAAGTGCAGGAGCTGGCGAAGGACTTGTATTTGCACAAATCGCTCTTAATAATGGGACGCGGCTATAATTTCGCCACATGCCTGGAAGGTGCACTCAAAGTAAAAGAATTGACATACATGCATAGTGAAGGAATATTAGCGGGCGAACTAAAGCACGGACCCATAGCACTGGTGGACGATGAGATGCCAGTGCTGATGGTAATCATGCGTGATCCGGTGTATATGAAGTGCATGAATGCATTACAGCAAGTAACTGCACGCAACGGTCGCCCAATCCTACTGTGCGAGGAGGGTGATGAGGATACAAAAGCGTTTTCGTCGCGTTCTTTAGAAATTCCACGCACGGTGGACTGCCTGCAGGGCATTCTGACTGTCATACCCATGCAGTTGCTGTCATATCACATAGCAGTTTTGCGGGGCTGCGATGTAGACTGCCCACGTAACTTGGCCAAATCCGTAACGGTGGAGTAG